In Rhodanobacteraceae bacterium, the DNA window CGCCATCGTGGTGCGCGCCCAGATCCCGAACCCGGAGCGTCTGCTCAAGCCCGGCATGCTGATGAGCGTGGAAGTGATCAACCGCCCGCGCAACTCGCTGTCGGTGCCGGAGGTCTCGCTGTCGGCGCTGCGCGAGCGCATGTTCGTCTACCGCGTCGACGCGCAGAACATCGCGCACGAGATCGAGGTGCGCATCGGCTCGCGCCGCACCGGCGAGGTCGAGATCGTCGAGGGCCTGGCCGCGGGCGATCGGGTGGTCACCGATGGCCTGGTGCGCATGCGTGATGGCATCGCGGTGAACATCGTCGCGCCGACGGAGGGCTGAGGCCATGGTGCTGTCCGACCTCTCGATCCGCCGGCCGGTGCTGGCCATCGTCTCCAGCCTGCTGCTGATCGTCTGCGGCATCGCCGCCTTCCTCAACTTGCCGCTGCGCGAGCTGCCGGACGTGGATCCGCCGGTGGTTTCGGTCAGCACCACTTACCGCGGCGCGGCGGCTTCGATCGTCGAGTCGCGCATCACCCAGATCGTCGAGGACGCGATCAGCGGCATCGAGGGCATCGAGACCATCCAGTCCTCGTCAGACAACGGGCGCTCCTCGGTCACCGTGCAGTTCGTGCTCGGGCGTGACCTGGAGGCCGCCACCAACGACGTGCGCGACGCGGTCAGCCGCGTGCTCGGCAATCTGCCGCAGGAGATCGATCCGCCGCAGGTTGCCAAGATCGACGCCGACGCGCAGCCGATCCTGTGGCTCAATTTCGCATCCGACCGGATGGACGCGATGCAGCTCTCGGACTACGCCGAGCGCTACCTGGTCGACCGCCTGTCGACCATGCCGGGCGTCGCCAGCGTGATCGTCGGCGGGCGCCAGCGCTACGCGATGCGCGTCTGGCTGGATCGCGAGGCGCTCGCCGCGCGCGGGCTGACGGTGACCGATGTGGCTGCCGCGCTGCGGCGCGAGAACGTCGAACTGCCGGCCGGTGTGGTCGAGGCGGCGCAGCGCGATTTCAGCGTGCGCATCAACCGCAGCTACCGCAGCCCGGAACAGTTCGCCCAGTTGCCGATGGCCAAGGGCCGCGACGGTCATATCGTGCGCCTCGGCGAGGTCGCCAAGGTCGAACTCGGCTCGATGGACCGGCGCAACCTGTTCCGCGGCAACGGCAAGCAGCAGGTGGGCCTCGGCATCGTCAAGCAGTCCACCGCGAACACCGTGACCGTGGCCCAGGCGGTGCGCGCCGAGGCCGAGCGGATCCAGGGCAACCTGCCGGCCGGGATGCAGCTGGTCACGGCCTTCGATTCCTCGGTGTTCATCGACCGCTCGATCCACGAGGTCTGGTTCACGTTGACCATCACCGTCGCGCTGGTGATTGGCGTGATCTACCTCTTCCTCGGCAGCTGGCGCGCGGCACTGATTCCGGCGGTGACCATCCCGGTGTGCGTGGTGGCCACCTTCATCGGCCTGTATGCCTTCGACTTCTCGATCAATTTGATCACGCTGCTGGCGCTGGTGCTGTGCATCGGCCTGGTGGTCGACGACGCCATCGTGGTGCTGGAGAACTGCCAGAGACGCGTCGACCTCGGCGAGCCACCGCTGATTGCGGCGCAGCGCGGCACGCGCCAGGTGGCCTTCGCGGTGATCGCGACCACCGCGGTGCTGATCGCGGTGTTCCTGCCGATCGCCTTCCTGAAGGGCAACCTCGGCGTGCTCTTCCGCGAACTCGGCGTGGCACTGTCCACTTCGGTGGCGGTGTCCTCCTTCGTCGCGCTGTCGCTGTCGGCGATGCTGTGCAGCAAGCTGCTGGTCAAGAGCGACGGCCACCGTGGCCTGGCGCTGTGGGTGGACAACCGCTTCCGCGGCATCGAGGCCGGCTACCGGCGGATGCTCGAAGGCAGCGTCGGCCGCTCCGGGCTGCTCGGCGCGTTGGTGCTGGGCGCAGTGGCCGCCAGCGCCTGGCTGTACACCGCGATTCCGAAGGAACTCACGCCGCCCGAGGACCAGGGCAATTTCTTCATCACGGTGAACGGACCCGAGGGGGCGGGCTTCGACTACACCGTCGAGCAGGCGCTCAAGATCGAGGCGCCGCTGATGCAGCTGATCGACGAGGGCGTGGCCTCGCGCGTGCTGGTGCGCGCGCCGCGCGGCATGGGCGGCGCCACCAGCGAGGACATGCATACGGCGATGGCGATCCTGTTCCTGGCGCCCTGGGGCGAGCGCCCGCCGGCCTTCGAGATCCAGCGCCGGTTGCAGGCGAAGATGGACGAGATTCCCGGCGTGCGCGCGCAGGTGACCATGCGCACCGGGCTGGCGCGCGGCGGTGGCGGCAACCAGCCGGTGCAGTTCGTCATCGGCGGGCCGGATTACGCCACCCTGGCGCAGTGGCAGGACAAGGTGCTGCGCCGTGCCGAGCAGTTGCCGGGGCTGATCGGTGTGGACAGCGACTACAAGGAAACCCGCCCGCAGTTGCGCGTGGTGGTCGACCGCCAGCGCGCCGCCGATCTTGGCGTCTCGGTGCAGGAAATCGGCAGCACCCTGGAGACCATGCTCGGCTCGCGCCGCGTGACCACTTTCGAGCGCGACGGCGAGGAGTACGACGTGATGCTCCAGGCCAGTCGCGAGGACCGCTCGGACCCGGCTGACCTCACCAACCTCTATGTGCGTTCGGACCGCAGCGGCGAGCTGATCCCGCTGGGCAACGTGGTGACCCTGCGCGAGATCGCCGACTCCGGCGAACTCGACCGCTTCAACCGGATCCGCTCGATCACGATCCAGGCGCGCCTGGCGCCAGGCTACTCGCTGGGTCAGGCATTGGCCGACCTCGAGCAGATCGCGCGCGAGGAGCTGCCGCCGACCGCGCAGATCGACTACCGCGGCGAATCGCGCGACTACCGCACCGCCGGCACCACCGTGCTGCTGACCTTCGCGATGGCCATGCTGGTGGTGTTCCTGGTGCTCGCGGCGCAGTTCGAGAGCTTCGTGCACCCCTTCGTGATCATGCTGACCGTGCCGCTCGCGGTGCTCGGCGCGCTGCTGGCGCTGTTCGGCTGGGGCCAGTTGGCGCCGCTGTTCGGCGGCACTGGCCTCGGCGCCACGCTCAACCTCTACAGCCAGGTCGGCATCGTGATCCTGATCGGCATCGCCACCAAGAACGGCATCCTGATCGTCGAATTCGCCAACCAGTTGCGCGACCACGGGCGCAGCGTGCGCGAGGCGGTGATCGAGGCCTCGGTGCTGCGCCTGCGCCCGATCCTGATGACATCCATCGCCACCGCGATCGGCGCGCTGCCGCTGGCGCTCGCTACCGGCGCCGGTTCCAACAGCCGCTTCACCATCGGCCTCGTCATCGTCGCCGGCGTGTCGCTGGCGACCCTGCTGACCCTGTTCGTCGTGCCGGCCTTCTACAAGCTGCTGGCCGGCTTCACCCGCAGCCCCGAAGCGCTGACGCGCGAGATCGAGGAGTTGGACAAGGCGACGCCGGTGGCGTAGCAGCCGGGGCACGGGGCACGGGGCACGGGGCACGGGGCACGGCACGGAGCACGGGAGTCGGGACGCGGGAGTCGCGACGATGGTTCCCTCTCCCCGCGCGCGGGGAGAGGGTGGCGCCGCAGGCGACGGGTGAGGGGCGGCCGTCCGGAGCGGGCTCCGACCGCCGCCTGCAGCCCACGTGCGGGTGGCGGGGACCGAGGCCGTAGAATCCGCGCGATCACGATCCCGATGAAAGCCATGACCGACTCCCACCGCGGCCTGCTGGTCGTGCTCGAAGGCATCGACGGTGCCGGCAAGTCCACCCAGATCCGGCGCCTGCAACTGCTGGCGCAGGCGCTCGGGTTTGAATGCGTGGCCAGCCGCGAGCCGACCTACGGCCAGTACGGCAAGCGCCTGCGCGACAGCGCGGCCAGCGGTCGGCTGAGCCGCCACGAGGAGCACCAGCTGCTGCTGCTCGACCGCCGCGAACACCTCGACACCCTGGTGCTGCCGGCGCTCGCCCGCGGAGCTGTGGTGCTGCTCGACCGCTACTACTTCAGCAGCATCGCCTACCAGGCCGGCCCGGGTCTGTCGGCCGAGCAAATCCGCGCCGACAACGAAGCCTTCGCGCCGCCGCCGGACCTTTTGCTGATCCTCGACCTGCCGGTCGACGTCGGCCTCGCACGCATCGGCGCGCGCGGCGACCGACCGAATGCCTTCGAGGCCATCGCTACCCTGCAGCACTGCCGCGAGGTCTACCGCAGCTTCGCCGACGAGCCCTACGCGCGCCTGGTCGACGCCAGCGGCGACGCCGACCAGGTCACCGCGCAGGCCAGCGCGGCATTGGTGCGGGTGATGCTCGCGCGGGGAATCCTGGCTTGATGGCATCCGGTGCCGAGCAAGCTCGGCATGGCAAGCGGGCTATCGCAGTTCCAAGCAAGCTTTGTCGGATTTACTCGTCGATCCGGGTTGCTGCAGGCCTGTGGGAGCGGCTTCAGCCGCGATCCTCTCCGCGGGCTACCAGAAACAGATCGCTGAAAGACGCAGCACCCAGCAGTGTTCCTCGCGGGTCGCTCTGCGGCCGAAATGGGCTTGGTGTCGGCCGCGAAGTCCGGTTCACGCCCACTCGCTCAGCCCTTCGCGCTCATACAGGGTCGTGAAGCTCGGCCTTGCCTTCATGCGTGCGGCGTATTCGCCGAGTGCCGGCCAGGTGTGACCGGGTTTGGGCATGTTGCGCGACCAGCGCATCAGCATGGTCGCGTAGAAATCGACGGCGCTGATCTTTTCGCCGCAGATGTACGGGCCGTTCGCGGCGAGGTGCGCGTCGAGGCGGTCGAACACCGCGGCGATGCGCGCGCCGGCGAGCGCCTGGGTGGCGTCCTCGTGGCCTTCGCCGGCGCCCTCGGCGGGGTACCACCACAGGCGGAACGCGGGCTGCAGGGTATTCGCAAGCGTGACCGCCCACTGCAGGTAGGCGGCGCGCTCGCGCGTGCCGCGCGCGGGCTCCAGGCCCGCCTCCGGGTGGCGCTCGGCCAGCAGCAGCGTCAGCGCCGCGCACTCGATCACCGGGGAACCATCGACGATCAGCGTAGGCACCACGCCGGCCGGGTTGAGCTTCAGGTACTCGGCGGATTTCTGCTCCTTC includes these proteins:
- a CDS encoding dTMP kinase; this translates as MLVVLEGIDGAGKSTQIRRLQLLAQALGFECVASREPTYGQYGKRLRDSAASGRLSRHEEHQLLLLDRREHLDTLVLPALARGAVVLLDRYYFSSIAYQAGPGLSAEQIRADNEAFAPPPDLLLILDLPVDVGLARIGARGDRPNAFEAIATLQHCREVYRSFADEPYARLVDASGDADQVTAQASAALVRVMLARGILA
- a CDS encoding glutathione S-transferase family protein, which encodes MYTLYYAPGAASLVVHWLLIEIGAPHELVKLDLAAKEQKSAEYLKLNPAGVVPTLIVDGSPVIECAALTLLLAERHPEAGLEPARGTRERAAYLQWAVTLANTLQPAFRLWWYPAEGAGEGHEDATQALAGARIAAVFDRLDAHLAANGPYICGEKISAVDFYATMLMRWSRNMPKPGHTWPALGEYAARMKARPSFTTLYEREGLSEWA
- a CDS encoding efflux RND transporter permease subunit, producing MVLSDLSIRRPVLAIVSSLLLIVCGIAAFLNLPLRELPDVDPPVVSVSTTYRGAAASIVESRITQIVEDAISGIEGIETIQSSSDNGRSSVTVQFVLGRDLEAATNDVRDAVSRVLGNLPQEIDPPQVAKIDADAQPILWLNFASDRMDAMQLSDYAERYLVDRLSTMPGVASVIVGGRQRYAMRVWLDREALAARGLTVTDVAAALRRENVELPAGVVEAAQRDFSVRINRSYRSPEQFAQLPMAKGRDGHIVRLGEVAKVELGSMDRRNLFRGNGKQQVGLGIVKQSTANTVTVAQAVRAEAERIQGNLPAGMQLVTAFDSSVFIDRSIHEVWFTLTITVALVIGVIYLFLGSWRAALIPAVTIPVCVVATFIGLYAFDFSINLITLLALVLCIGLVVDDAIVVLENCQRRVDLGEPPLIAAQRGTRQVAFAVIATTAVLIAVFLPIAFLKGNLGVLFRELGVALSTSVAVSSFVALSLSAMLCSKLLVKSDGHRGLALWVDNRFRGIEAGYRRMLEGSVGRSGLLGALVLGAVAASAWLYTAIPKELTPPEDQGNFFITVNGPEGAGFDYTVEQALKIEAPLMQLIDEGVASRVLVRAPRGMGGATSEDMHTAMAILFLAPWGERPPAFEIQRRLQAKMDEIPGVRAQVTMRTGLARGGGGNQPVQFVIGGPDYATLAQWQDKVLRRAEQLPGLIGVDSDYKETRPQLRVVVDRQRAADLGVSVQEIGSTLETMLGSRRVTTFERDGEEYDVMLQASREDRSDPADLTNLYVRSDRSGELIPLGNVVTLREIADSGELDRFNRIRSITIQARLAPGYSLGQALADLEQIAREELPPTAQIDYRGESRDYRTAGTTVLLTFAMAMLVVFLVLAAQFESFVHPFVIMLTVPLAVLGALLALFGWGQLAPLFGGTGLGATLNLYSQVGIVILIGIATKNGILIVEFANQLRDHGRSVREAVIEASVLRLRPILMTSIATAIGALPLALATGAGSNSRFTIGLVIVAGVSLATLLTLFVVPAFYKLLAGFTRSPEALTREIEELDKATPVA